The nucleotide sequence GGGTATCTAACCGCATCACTTTGAGCACCACGAATGGCTGAAACAACATCTTCTTTATTAAATGAACTTGGAATCTCAATTGAAGGTATTACCATGGGAATAGTAAATGCCCCATTGCCTGACAAATAATAAGTCGTAGATTGATTCCGATAGTCAGCGAAGTAGGACTCAACGCCAACCTCAATTAAGCGGCCCAATGCCTCTGGGAACGTTAACAAGCCAGCATGAGATTCACGAGCGCATTTTTCAATAACTTCTTTTGTATTCGGATTCATAAGCAACCTTAAATTGATAGCTTGAATTATCTCGCCTCACAAATGAAAAAACTACCCGAAGGTGGTTTTGGTATTTCTTGGTGGCACGGGGCGGAATCAACCAGGGCCGAGGATGTCTGACTCTGCTTTAGTTAATCAACTGCAATCTTTCCGCTTTTAACCAATTTGGCCCACTCGGCCATTTGGGCCTTAATGAATTTATCGGCTGCATCTGAATTACCCTGGAATGGCTCACCACCTAGGCTCAATACCTTCTCCCTTACTTCTGGCGATTGCATTACCTTTGCAATGGCGTCTGATAGTTTTATCAAGATTGGTGCCGGCGTTGCCGCTGGAGCAAAAATACCATTCCATTCATAAACCTCATAGCCAGGAACACCCGCTTCAGCCATTGTTGGAACACTCGGCATAGAGGATGCTCTTTTCTTGCCAGTGACCGCTAGAGCATTCAACTTTCCAGAATCAACATATTGCTTTGTTGATGCAACGCTTCCAAAGAAAACTGGCACTTGCCCACCAATCACATCATTCAATGCAGGGCCACCACCTTTGTATGGAACATGTTGCATCTCCACTCCCGCCTTCACTTCAAACAATGCACCTGCCAGGTGTTGTGCAGAACCATTGCCTGATGATGCATAAGAAATGCTATTTGGCTTTGCCTTGGCCATTGCAACCAACTCTTTCACTGACTTAGCAGGAAAGCTTGGATTGACTAAGAGTACATTTGGGTACTGAGCTAAAACGGCCAAGGTCTTGAAATCCTTATTGGGGTCATAAGGCAACTTAGGAAACAAGGAGGGATTAACTGAATAGGATGATGCATCGAGCATCAATGTGTAGCCATCAGCATTAGCCTTGGCTACATAGGAGGCAGCAATTTGACCACTTGCCCCAGGCTTGTTTTCAACCACTACTGATGTGCCTAGAAGCTTGCCCAGTGGGGTTGCAACCGTTCTAGCCATTAAGTCTGCAGTGCCACCAGGGGGATAGCTGACTATCAAGCTAATGGGGCGGCTGGGCCACTCTTGAGCATGAGACAGCCCTGTTGTTGCAAGCAATGCAACTAATAGAGTTTTTACAAAGGACTTCATCTTTTCTCCTTAATTAACTTCTGCTGAATATTGGAATGCCATAGCATCCCCTACTGAACTGCGAAATTCAACTGGCTTACCAGTTAAATCAAATGCGATACGATTCACTCTTACGGCTGGATGACCTTCTTTCATTGCTAATGCTTTTGCATCCGTTTTTTTCATCAACTCAAATCCAACCTGATCCTTGGCTTTGATTACCGCAACTCCACATACCTTTGCATACATCGGATAAAACAAATCTTCAAAATCTTTTGGCTTGTAGCCGGCTAACTTCTTAAACTTCGGTAGGGGCAAATAAATTGTTTCGTAGAGCAAGGGCTTGCCATCAATTAAGCGAAGACGATGAATTTTTAATAGCGACTTACAAGACCAACCCGTTAACCTAGTTATTTCTTTATCTAAAGCAACTTCCTTTAAATCTAAAACCTTTGCTTGGGGGGATAGCTGTTCTTGCTCATCTAATTGATAACGAAAAAACCTGAGCATTGATTGCCCATTAAGCCCACTACTGACCACTGTGCTTTTGCCATGTCGTTTAACCAACACTCCATCATCAGCGAGCTGAGCAATCGCCTGTCGAATTGTTCCAACTGCTACGCCGTACTCTTTAGCAAGACTGGCTTCGGATGGAATGGCTTCAGCAATCTGCCATGCACCACTTTCAACCTTATCCCTAAAGGCCGTAGCC is from Polynucleobacter sp. MWH-S4W17 and encodes:
- a CDS encoding tripartite tricarboxylate transporter substrate binding protein is translated as MKSFVKTLLVALLATTGLSHAQEWPSRPISLIVSYPPGGTADLMARTVATPLGKLLGTSVVVENKPGASGQIAASYVAKANADGYTLMLDASSYSVNPSLFPKLPYDPNKDFKTLAVLAQYPNVLLVNPSFPAKSVKELVAMAKAKPNSISYASSGNGSAQHLAGALFEVKAGVEMQHVPYKGGGPALNDVIGGQVPVFFGSVASTKQYVDSGKLNALAVTGKKRASSMPSVPTMAEAGVPGYEVYEWNGIFAPAATPAPILIKLSDAIAKVMQSPEVREKVLSLGGEPFQGNSDAADKFIKAQMAEWAKLVKSGKIAVD
- a CDS encoding DUF1398 family protein is translated as MNPNTKEVIEKCARESHAGLLTFPEALGRLIEVGVESYFADYRNQSTTYYLSGNGAFTIPMVIPSIEIPSSFNKEDVVSAIRGAQSDAVRYPEFIKLTMSAGCIGYIVWIAGKYVNYFGRQGEVHIEHFPQG
- a CDS encoding GntR family transcriptional regulator gives rise to the protein MAKELMGYQGLATAFRDKVESGAWQIAEAIPSEASLAKEYGVAVGTIRQAIAQLADDGVLVKRHGKSTVVSSGLNGQSMLRFFRYQLDEQEQLSPQAKVLDLKEVALDKEITRLTGWSCKSLLKIHRLRLIDGKPLLYETIYLPLPKFKKLAGYKPKDFEDLFYPMYAKVCGVAVIKAKDQVGFELMKKTDAKALAMKEGHPAVRVNRIAFDLTGKPVEFRSSVGDAMAFQYSAEVN